TCATCCACCCACCTCCGACCCGGGAGGAACTGGTCATGATGTACCAGGAGAGCTATTACAATTCCTGGGGCGGGTCAGAGCTGGAAGCTACTGTAAGCAAACAGAAAATGGCCCATTTTGAGCGTCATCTAAACAGGACAAGAAGACAGGCGCTATCAGGCTCAATCCTGGATGTTGGCTGCGCCAAGGGCCACTTTGTAGACCTTGCAATTACCCATGGCTACGATGCCTACGGCGTGGAGATCTCCTCATATTCGGGAACGATCGCAGGCGACAAGGTGGGTAAGGATAGAATCCACATAGGAACGATCGAAGCCGCGGCCTTTGAAGGGAAGAAGTTCGATGTCATTACCATGTTCGATCTTCTCGAGCATGTGCCGGATCTGCACGAAACCCTTACAACGGTATTTTCACTACTAAAAACAGGGGGGTTGGTCTACGTTGTGACTCCCGATGCAGGTTCCCTTTCCCATCTAGCCATGGGCAAGCACTGGGGGCACTACAAAAGGGAGCACCTCTACTACTTTAACCGTTCAAGCCTCGAACAGCTTCTACGGAAACATGAATTCACCTATGTCGAAAGCGGCAGCAGTCCCAAGACCCTCTCACTGGAGTACCTCTTTCAGCAGTTCGAAACATATCCGGTACCCATCCTGACTCAAGTAGCGAAATTCTTTCGGCAACTGCTCCCCTCCCGGGTAAAAGACCGGACATTGACCTTACCATCAGGAAAACTCTACTTCATGGCGCGGAAGTCGGGGGCGGGGAGTTGAAAAAAGAGTTTTTACTGTTGATAAAGGCAGCCGTCAGCGGCTCCCTGCTTTACCTGGTTTTCAGAAGAACCGATCTGATGTCAATCCTGGACGGTGTGGTCCAACTTCCACTCTGGTCTTTCCTTGCCGCCCTGATCCTCAGTCTCACTGCGGTCATGTTCGCCTCTTTCCGGTGGGGGCTGTTCATCAAATCCCATCTTGGCCGAGGCAGGGTCTTTTCCTTTTACCTGGCAGGGATGTTCTTCAACACCGTTCTTCCCGGTCTCGTAGGAGGTGATGCCGTCAAGGGTTACTACCTTTACAAAGAGGGCAGCACGATCCCCAATACGGTCTCATCCCTTTTCATGGACAGGTTCCTTGGGTATGTCGTCCTCCTGGGAATGGGCACCGCCGCCTACCCCTTTGCCTTACCTGTTTTGAAGGGAACGGAGCTGGTGTGGGCCTTTCCAGTGATCCTGGCGACGTTCATCACCATAAGTTACCTGATCCTATACAGGCGGGCAGGTAGCCGATTCGGTTTTATCGCATCTTTCCTGGAAAGTCTGGATGCCTGCTTTGTAGACACCGGCGCCATCGGCAGGGGACTGCTTTTTTCACTCATTGTTCAGGCCCTCAATGTTTTGACAGTCTATATCCTTGCCGTCGGGTTCGGGTTAGATATAACGATTCTCGTACTCATGGCCTTCCTTCCAATTATCGTCACCCTGGCCAGTGTCCCCATTACCGTTTCCGGCCTGGGCGTCAGAGAGGCTTCCTTTGTAGTATTTTTCGGGGCATATGGCCTTAATGGCGAGTCTGCCCTGGCCCTTTCCCTGGCATGGTTTGGTATCCTCATCGCAACTGGCCTCGTGGGACTGATCGAGTATCTAAGGTCAGGCCGAGGCGTGCCACCTACGCCAAAGGAACCCCGCATTAACCCTGATCTCCTTCCTTCTTCGTCCCCCTGATCCACCCCTGTCTTCAGGCAACATGACCCCAAAAAAGAGTTGACAGGGCATTAGTTCACCCTCTAACATCACGCATAATTGGGTAATATAGTTACTCTATACAACCCAGCTGTGACTACCTGTAATGAATGCCAGAACCGTTTGGTAAATAACGGCGCCAAACGGCACATCAATTCTACCAGAAAGAAGACCCTCATGCTCGAAGGTGTCATCACATCCAAAACCAAGATCAACATCCTGGTCAAACTTTTCCTGAACCCTGCCATGAAGGCATACCTCAGGGAGTTGGCCACCGAATTCGACGTTTCCACCAACTCCGTCCGCACAGAGCTTAACATCCTCACCGAGAACAATATCCTCCAGGCAGAGAAGGATGGACGTAACGTCTATTATCGAGCCAACACCAGCCACCCCCTCTTCCCCGAAATCTCCTCTATGGTCCGGAAGATCACAGGCATAGATGAATTGGCACGTTCTGTCATAGAACGGCTGGGCAACCTGGAGGAAGTTTATCTTACAGGTGACTATGCCGAGGGGAAGGACACAGGCATTATCGATATCGTTCTCGTGGGCAATATTGATAGAGCCCAACTCGATGACGTCCTCGGGAAAACCGAACGATATATTCAAAGAAAGATCCGCCCTCTTGTTCTGGCAAAGGAAGAATACAATAACCTCCTGGAATGTGGAGCCCTAGGACACACTCTGGCTCTCTGGGAAAAGCGAAATTGAGGAACATGACAGATCCAGTTCTAACAAAGAACCGAAACAGGAAAATACTTCTCAAGGTCACCAACGCGACCTTTCTCATCATCGTCTTCGTCTTCCTGGGTTTCTTTCTGTTTAAAAACTCCCGCACTGTAGGTTCCATATTGTATAATGCGGACCCGTATCTTCTGGGCCTGTCACTTCTTTTTCACTCCCTATTCGTCCTTTTCCAGGGAACTCTTGGTGTAGCAGTCCTTAGAGCGACTGGCGGCGATATCCCGTACGTCAAAGCACTCCCCATACTCTGTCTTTCTCTCATGGGCAGATATATTCCAGGAAAGATCTGGGTGGTCTCATCCAGAATTTCCCTTTTCTCCATGAAAGGCATCAAGACAGCACAGATTGTCACTGCCACGATAAAGGAACATATATTTACCATCTTCTCAGGACTTCTAATCGCGATGGTTTTCCTGCCTGCCGGCATCATCGGTAATCAGCAAGCTTATCTGTGGGGCACCTTGATCCTTGCCGGATTTCTCCTTCTTCCACCTTCTTTTGTTTACACTCTTATCAATAGAGGGCTTTCCATCTTCGGCAAGCAACCTCTTGAAAGCTGGGCTACCCGCCGCACAGTTCTCGCCTTCCTATGCCTTTATTGTATTAACTGGTTTGTGTTGGGTTCCGGACTTATTCTCCTCGCTAAAAGCCTCTACCCTGCCATCCCTCTGACTTTAATTCTCCCCTGGACAGGGCTCTACTCGCTGGCAGTGTCAGCGGGATTTATCGCTATTTTTTCCCCTGGCGGTATAGGGGTCCGTGAAGGGATCTTTTTCCTGGGATTCTCCTCCCAGCTCCCCGCTGTGGAAGCCGGCGCACTTGCGTTAATGACAAGGCTGATCGTAACCCTGGCCGAGGTCATTGTGCTTCTGGCAGTACTGTCCTACGACAGGGTCTCCAGAGTTTTACCCGAATCAGTTCCTTCCCAAGAGGAAACTGAATCTGGAGAATACCAAAGGGTTGGACATGACTGAAAAATTCGATGCCAGAGCTTATTGGGAAAAGCGACTTGGGGAAAAGTTCGATGTCGCTGGTGTGGGCTGGGAGAGCCTCGGTCGCCCATATAACCAGTGGACCTATTGGGCAAAGAAGAAGATCTTCCGCCGGATAGCAGGCAGTTTTTTCCAACATCCTGCCAACCTGAAAGTCCTCGACATCGGGTCCGGTACGGGATTTTATATTGAACGGTGGAGGGAACTCGGACTTGCTGATATCACAGGTTGTGACATCACAGCTACAGCCGTCGAAAACCTCCGACAAAAATATCCTGGCATTGAGTTTGAGCGGGTCGACATTGGATCCGATATCGACAAGCGCGATATCTCCTCTAACAAATATGACATTGTGTCCAGTTTCGACGTACTCTACCATATTGTTGAGGATGACTCCTTTGAAAGGGCAATATCAAATATTTCAAATCTTCTAAAGCCCGAAGGTCATTTCTTTCTCACTGACTATTTTTTCCGGTTTCGGGGATTTCGTTCGGAACATGTTGTGGGTAGAACCATGGCGGAATATGAAACGGTGCTAAAGGAAAACGGGCTCGAAATCCTGCAGAGGTTGCCTGCTTCCGTACTTTGTTTCCCCCCTTCAGATCTGAAAAACCAGCTGATACCCATATTATGGTACACCGCTACTTTTCCTGCGAGGCTGGTTCCAATACTGGGGTACATATACGGGTTGTTCCTTGCTCCAGCGGATGTTTTATTGACCAAATTGGTCAAAGAGAGTCCAGGACTCGAATTTATGATATGTAAAAGGAGAAGGTAAAATAGTGAGACATCCCGGTTGTTTAAATATCCTTTCGAGGAAAAGAGTTATCTGTTATTTCAACACCCCACGATCGCAAACTACCTAAATAAGCGGGAAACTACCATGAATCCAATAAAAAAAGGAAACTCCAGAGAATTTTACGAAAATTTTCATAAAAAACAAAGGTTTCCATGGATCTCCAGAGCCATGCAGGCAGAAAGATTAAGCGTAATCAGCAAGTTGATCCAAAGGTTTTCAACCGATCGACATGCGAGAAATGTGCTGCTCGTGGGCTGCGGGAGCGGTGATGACATGTCGCTGGATCCAAACGCCTTCGGCATCGACCTTTCCATGAAGTCTTTAGGCAACACCAAGACCCGCTTCAGCTCCTCTCGCGTTCTGCAGGGCGATGCACAGGTTCTACCGTTTATTGAAAACTCCTTTGATCTGATCATCTGCAGCGAAGTCATTGAACATCTGCCGCACAGAGAGCTTTTTTTATCAGAAGCGCACCGTGTCTTGAAAAAGGGAGGGATATTGATCCTGACAACTCCCAACTGGATGAGCTGGTACGGACTGGCTCGCCGGTTGGCGGAAGCGTTGACCGCCAGACCGATAACTGCAGCTGGCCAGCCCATCGACCATTGGAGCACCATTAGAAGCCTGAAAGCTGAAATGACATCAAAATTCGACTTGACTGCAACGAAGGGCATCTGGTTCTACCCACCGATGGGCAAAGGCCACATGGTGCTGCCTTTCCCACTGTCAGCACTCGTGTACTACCTCTTATTACCTGTGGAGAGGGTTTTACAGATCATCCTTCCGTCATGGGGGCATATGATCGCCATGGTAGCAAGAAAACACCAAAATAAATCGGATACGGCATTATCATGAATTCATGCTCTCCTTTGACAATTTTTACCGGCACCAAGGCCATGTTCATAAAGCTGGTCCCCCTTGCCCTGGAGTTTGACAGACGGAAATGGCATTACAGGATCATTGATACCGGGCAGCACGCCGATCTTGTCAGTCACGTTATCGAGCAGTTCGGACTCAGGGAACCAGAAATCTCCCTTGATCCAGGGCAGAAAGGTGTTTCCACACTCACGGGAGGGTTTGCATGGATGCTTCGACTCCTCTCTTACATGTTCAACAGCAGGTCGGCCCTCAAAGCGAAACTTTTTGAAGGTAAAGAGGGAATCTGCTTTATCCACGGAGATACGGTTTCAACCCTTCTTTCATGTCTTATTGCAAAAAGGGCAGGTCAGAAAGTGGCTCACGTTGAAGCAGGCCTGAGGAGTCACAACTATCTACACCCCTTCCCGGAGGAGATCGTGAGAGTCATGGTTATGCGCATGGCCGACATCCTCTTCGCTCCATCCCCAAGCGCCATGGAAAACCTTCAGAAAATGGGATTGGACCACAAGTCGCATCTACTACCGGGCAACACAAACATCGACACCATGCGGATCACCCTCAGTCGTCCGCAGGGTGAGATCCCAAATGTACCGAAAGAATATTCCCTGGCCACAATCCATCGTTTGGAAACCCTGTACAGCCAAAAAAAAATGCGCTTGATGGTAGACACACTCATTGAAGCAAACAGTACCGTTCCTCTGGCCTTCATCATGCACCCCCCCACGATAAAGCGTCTTAAAAAATACAACCTCCAAAGTCGGCTGACTGCTGCCGGGATCATTACCCTGCCGCTTATGGACCACTCAACATTCCTACACCTGCTGAAAAATGCCCGGTTCGTGATCACAGACGGCGGCAGTATCCAGGAAGAGATGTCCTACCTGGGGGTTCCTTGTCTACTTCTTCGTAAAACTACGGAGAGGGAAGAGGGAATAGGCAGGAACGTTGTTCTCTCGGGCATGGATATATCCAAAGTCAGAAACTTTCTTCATCGGTTCGGGGACTATCGCCATGTGAGCCTGCCTAATGCACTGCTGAGCCCCAGCGCCTGTATTGCAGATGTCATCTCGGACCTTTCAGCCCTGGATGGTTGAGAAAAAGGAAATTCGAGATATTGATAGAGGCCCCAATTCCTTGATAAGGCTCTATTTACTTGATAGAAAAACCGAATGGTTTTACTATTAGAAGTTATTTCACTGACACCCTGTTCTGACATTAGCTACAAATTCAAACTGTGAGGAAAACAAAGGATGAACATCCCTGACAAGATCAAACAGCTATCATCGAAGCAACAGATATTCCTGGGAGTGATTTTCATCTGTGCAGCGATCCTTGTGGCTTACTCAAACAGTTTCACTGCGGATTGGCACTACGACGATTTTCACCACATCAAGGAAAACATCAACATCCGCAAGGCTTCAAACATCCCTATCTTCTTCAAAGACCCATCGACGTTCAGTCGCAACCCACAGACGGCCATGTACAGGCCACTTCTAATGACTACCCATGCAATCAATTACCAGTTGGGGATACTAACCTCCCGTGACGGCTACAATGTTGTCTGGTATCACGTCACTAATTTTCTCTTTCACCTCCTTGCATCCATCGGTGTCTTTTTTGCGACGCGTTGGCTTTTCACTCACCGAATTGCACTCAGGGGTGTAAGCCCGACTTTCATTGCCACTTTTTCCGGTGTTTTATTTGGCCTCCACACAATAAATACGGAAACCATAGTCTACGTGTCCTCCCGTTCCTCTGGCATGTCAGCCATGTTCACTTTCTGGGCCTTTTATCTCTACCTGAAGGGATCTGATGAAAGGACAAGAGCCTTACCGCTCATTTTTTCCGGCGTTTTATACGCCTGCGGTCTCCTGTCCAAGGAGATCGCCATCACCCTGCCGGCGATGCTCATTTATTACGAGTTCCTCCTCAACAGCAGGTGGATGGCTGGAAAAGGGATATCGGATACTTTAAAAACCCTTACCGTTCGTATGATCCCCTATGGACTATCAGCAGCCGGATTTCTTTTCTTACGCAACATCTTTAATAAAGAGAACCTCGTTGAGATTCTGACTGCCAAGGGCGGCACCGCGGCCGCCCCTAACCTCACTGCCCAACTGGCCACACAGTCCCGTGCCTGGGTTTTCTACATCAGGGAGTGGCTCCTGCCCACCGGGCTTTCCATCGACAAACCGTTTGCCGTGAGCAGGAGTTTCGCCGACGGAAAGGTTCTTATCAGTGTGCTGCTCATCGCTCTGATCATTGCAGCGGCCTGGTTAGTCCGGAAAAAACATCCTGCTGTGACATTGGGAGTGTTCTGGTGGTTCACCGCTCTTATACCCACAACGATCTTTCGCCTCAACGTACCGGTCAACGACCACCGTCTTTACCTTTCTGGCCTGGGGGCCGTTCTCGTGTTCACATACATCGCCAGTCGCCTCTATATCAGGTTCCGAGGAGATGGCGGATACTACTACAAAGGGTTTGTCGCACTATGTCTCGCTACTCTGCTCCTCATGGGCATGGGTACTTTAAAACGTAACATGGCTTTCGCCACCGAAGAGACCATGTGGAAAGACGTCATTCTCAAGGACCGCAAATCGGTACGGGGATACAACAACCTGGGCATCTACTACGAGCAGCACGGAGAGTGGGACAAGGCCCTGGCCCACTACCAGCAAACGATCAAGCTGGCCCCCATGTTTCCCAACCCCTACATCAATATCGGGAACGTGTACCACAAGAAGAAGGAGTACGAGAACGCCGAGAAGTGGATGAAACGGGCCATCCAGCTGGACCCGAAGTCGGCCCTGGCCAATTACAACCTCGGGAACATCCTGAGGGAAGCAGGGAAAACGGATGAAGCTATTTCCGTTTACACGAGAGCGCTGCAATTGAACCCCCGATACATCGAGGCAGCCAACAACCTGGCGAATATCTACTTCAAGAAGCGTAACTACCCCGAAGCCATAACGTATTATGAAAAGGCGCTGTTCATAGACCCGACCTTCGCCATGTCCTACTATAACATTGCTCTTGCCAACGAGAACCTGGGCCAGTTTAATGAAGCCCTGGTCAACTACCAGAACTTCATGCGTTACTGGCTGGGGGATCCGAAATACAAGAATCTGGCTGCGAGGAAACTTTCCGAACTGGGCAAACGTATCAACCGGTAACAGTCAAGACCCCATGCAATCTACGGAAGGGAACGATCACATGAGAACCAGCACCCTGAAAATAACAGTGACAGCAGCTTGCGCAGCCTTGCTCATCGTCTCGAGCTCCCAAGGTTTCACCGGGATGTCCGGAAACAAGGATCAGTCGCATGGCTCTGGAAGCGCCGGCCAAAGTACGGCACCGGCAACACAGGAGGTGACCTTCGTCCCCCCCGCGATCATCATCAACGGCGTTCAGGTAAATCCGGAGCTGGTCATGTCCCAGCTGAAGATGAACTGCCTCGGTTCCAGCATTCTCCACGGGGTTCAGATCTTCGATGACTGGAGTCCCGACCACTGTCCCGAGGTCGTGGACCTGATGATCGGGCGGGAGCTTCTCAACAGGGAGGCGGTCAAGGCCGGGATCACTGTTACCGACCAGGAGTTCGAGGAGGTTTTCCGGCAGAATCTCGATGGCCTCGGGGGCCAGGAAAAGGCAAAAGGTTTCTTCGCGCCCCTGGGCTTTACCATCGATGATTACCGGGTCCTCTCGCGCCACACCTACCTGGCCAGGAAATACACCCAGGAGGTCCTCGCCCCGGAAGTGATCAGCAGCAGAGAGGTTGAGCAGTACTATGGAGACAATATCGATATCCTTTCCGGGGTGGAAACACTCATCTACAGCTACGTCGGCGTGAGGTTCACGGGGGAAACCGATGACGGTTTTATCAAGCGCATGGAAGCTGACGCGGGAAAGGTGACGAACACTGCGGGCATGAAGGAACTTGCCGCCCGTTACAGGAGGGAACTGGGCCAGAAGGGTATCGTGGCCCAGGTGTACCTGAACGAGGTGAATTCCCTCGAGGGGGGTACCGTATTTAGAAACGCCGTGGGGGTAGAGCCGGGAAGCACGACCTTCTTTGCCAACACCAAGGGCAACGGCGAAGTTTATCACATCATCCTCCTCGTAGAAGCGTTCTCACCCCGGGAGGGACCCACCTACGAGGAGGTAAAGCCGGGGCTTAAGGAACGCATGATAACGGAGCAGACCAACAACGCCATAAACGCCAAGGTCAGGCAGCTAAAGGACGCGGCGGTCATCCGGGTGGTGCAGGAGTAAAACAACGCCCCTCTCCCTCCGTCACCCCGGGCGGAGCGGCAGCGGAGACCCGGGGTCCATTTACAAAAGCGTGTCATAAAGGTCGACCCAATCCGGGTTCTGCTTTTCGATAAGTTGAACTTTCCAGGCACGTCTCCATCTTTTCAGCAATTTTTCCTTTCGGATGGCACCAGGCATGTCAGGATACAGCTCGAACCAGACAAGCCTGTCAACCCCGTATTTTTTTGTAAAACCGGACACAACACCGTTCCTGTGCTCCCAGACTCTATTGATAAGATCTGATGTCACCCCCACGTACAAGGTTCCATTATTCCGACTGGCCATTATATAAACACACGGCCGACGCTCCATGGTACCTCCTTTTTTGGCTGGACTTGCAGCACCGTGAACTTCCAGAGCATTCAATAAAAGGTTCATTGCCACATTATGATGTTGCAAAATCTTTACCAGAAAGTGATGTGGATCCCGGATAACCCCGCTCCAGGCGCTGGTTTCCGGGATGACGATAATGAGGAAGGTCCGGTTTCCGGGATGACCCTCTCCTCCGTCACCCCGGGCGGAGCGGCAGCGGAAACCCGGGGTCCAGGACAAAAAAAGGGCTTCAGTATTACCCGAAGCCCTTTAAATTTTTTGTTTTACCTAATGCGGGCTAGGGGTGCCCGGAAGGCCTTTTTCCTCCTCCACCACCCGGATGCCCGGCCGGTTTACTTCCCCCCGGCATGTCGATCTGGTTGGGACCGCCGCGCTGATGGTAACCGCCCGGGGGCGAGACTCCCCGCAGAGCCTTCTGCATGTCCAGCCACTGGCCGATGACCTCGTCGATCACCTCCCTGGGAACGACGTACACTGGCGGGGCGCTCTTGCTCTTCTCGATGATGAGCTGGGTGCGCTTGTCGCTGCTCTGTTCCTGCATGTACCTGGCCTTGATAAAGGCCGTCACCTGGTCGTAAGGCGGGGCCTCACCCCGGCGCTTGCCGTCGAGCCGGTAAACGGCCCAGCCGGACCCTGTCTCTATGGGGGGTGTCACCTTTCCCACCGCCGTCAGTTCCAGCGCCGTCCGTACAGCCGCATCGAAATCTCCATCGGAATAGGTACCGGACATCTGTTTCGCTCCTGAAACGAGGGCCGACCGGGTGTCTATATCATCTATGGGTACACCCTCTTCCAGGAGCCTGTTGATCTCCTGTGCCGCCTCCCCGGTAAGCCCGTCGTAGCCCATGACGCTGAAGATCCCCTCGGTGCCCTCGGGCACAAACTCCTCCATGTAATAGGAGAAAAGCTCTTCGGGAGTCGGCTCGTTCTCCCTGGCGAGATAAAGGGTCATGCTGTTGGCAAGGGAGTACTTGCGGACACGGGCCAGGTTCTCCATGACCGCTTCATCATCGGCCATGCCCTGATTCCGGGCCTCGAGCCCCAGGGCCAGCCCCTGGTGCATCAGTTTCATGATGGGAACCCACCGCTGGGCGGTATCCTCTGTGGGGCGGTCGACGGCTGTCATGAGGTAAAGGGCAAAGCCCCTCAGGAATTTGACCGAAATATCAAAATCCCCCACCTGGCCGACCTTGACATCGGGGTCATTCGAGGAGAGGGCCGATTCGATAATCTCTTCCTCGATGGAAAGAGGGTGTTTGGCCACGACCTGACTGATGAAGGACCTCACCATGCCGCTCTGGAGGTCCCTTTCTTTCCCCGTTCTTATTATCACCTTTTCCTCTTCGGTAAGGGGCCTTTTTTCATCCACCCTGAAAAAGGTGTAGCCCATGGGGGTGGGGATGATCTCGGAGACCTGCCCGGGTTCGACCTTCACCAGCCTGCCCAGTATTTCGTCGCCGTAGATGTTGCCCAGGGCCATTACCTGCCAGTCTCTGATCTCCCCTCCCCTTGGGGCGGACGGGTCCGCGCTGTACTGCCGGGCGACATCCTCGAAGG
This DNA window, taken from bacterium, encodes the following:
- a CDS encoding tetratricopeptide repeat protein, giving the protein MNIPDKIKQLSSKQQIFLGVIFICAAILVAYSNSFTADWHYDDFHHIKENINIRKASNIPIFFKDPSTFSRNPQTAMYRPLLMTTHAINYQLGILTSRDGYNVVWYHVTNFLFHLLASIGVFFATRWLFTHRIALRGVSPTFIATFSGVLFGLHTINTETIVYVSSRSSGMSAMFTFWAFYLYLKGSDERTRALPLIFSGVLYACGLLSKEIAITLPAMLIYYEFLLNSRWMAGKGISDTLKTLTVRMIPYGLSAAGFLFLRNIFNKENLVEILTAKGGTAAAPNLTAQLATQSRAWVFYIREWLLPTGLSIDKPFAVSRSFADGKVLISVLLIALIIAAAWLVRKKHPAVTLGVFWWFTALIPTTIFRLNVPVNDHRLYLSGLGAVLVFTYIASRLYIRFRGDGGYYYKGFVALCLATLLLMGMGTLKRNMAFATEETMWKDVILKDRKSVRGYNNLGIYYEQHGEWDKALAHYQQTIKLAPMFPNPYINIGNVYHKKKEYENAEKWMKRAIQLDPKSALANYNLGNILREAGKTDEAISVYTRALQLNPRYIEAANNLANIYFKKRNYPEAITYYEKALFIDPTFAMSYYNIALANENLGQFNEALVNYQNFMRYWLGDPKYKNLAARKLSELGKRINR
- a CDS encoding BlaI/MecI/CopY family transcriptional regulator — protein: MLEGVITSKTKINILVKLFLNPAMKAYLRELATEFDVSTNSVRTELNILTENNILQAEKDGRNVYYRANTSHPLFPEISSMVRKITGIDELARSVIERLGNLEEVYLTGDYAEGKDTGIIDIVLVGNIDRAQLDDVLGKTERYIQRKIRPLVLAKEEYNNLLECGALGHTLALWEKRN
- a CDS encoding lysylphosphatidylglycerol synthase domain-containing protein, giving the protein MTDPVLTKNRNRKILLKVTNATFLIIVFVFLGFFLFKNSRTVGSILYNADPYLLGLSLLFHSLFVLFQGTLGVAVLRATGGDIPYVKALPILCLSLMGRYIPGKIWVVSSRISLFSMKGIKTAQIVTATIKEHIFTIFSGLLIAMVFLPAGIIGNQQAYLWGTLILAGFLLLPPSFVYTLINRGLSIFGKQPLESWATRRTVLAFLCLYCINWFVLGSGLILLAKSLYPAIPLTLILPWTGLYSLAVSAGFIAIFSPGGIGVREGIFFLGFSSQLPAVEAGALALMTRLIVTLAEVIVLLAVLSYDRVSRVLPESVPSQEETESGEYQRVGHD
- a CDS encoding peptidyl-prolyl cis-trans isomerase encodes the protein MVLSGPTAKLSRSMSLCALILSATLLAMPACSVFKGPVDEAKKITTAVELAAAPAGTAVIRAGGEDISRQEIRDAFMDLFAKPSSEDTYESVTQSSLEIALSRHYLYLEAKRLNLDVDPEIAYKWKMLTHFWIGDNYLQRQAADFTVDPEVLDAFVPEGAFAFKLSQISTFDLAATQDLRMRVEEGMPFEDVARQYSADPSAPRGGEIRDWQVMALGNIYGDEILGRLVKVEPGQVSEIIPTPMGYTFFRVDEKRPLTEEEKVIIRTGKERDLQSGMVRSFISQVVAKHPLSIEEEIIESALSSNDPDVKVGQVGDFDISVKFLRGFALYLMTAVDRPTEDTAQRWVPIMKLMHQGLALGLEARNQGMADDEAVMENLARVRKYSLANSMTLYLARENEPTPEELFSYYMEEFVPEGTEGIFSVMGYDGLTGEAAQEINRLLEEGVPIDDIDTRSALVSGAKQMSGTYSDGDFDAAVRTALELTAVGKVTPPIETGSGWAVYRLDGKRRGEAPPYDQVTAFIKARYMQEQSSDKRTQLIIEKSKSAPPVYVVPREVIDEVIGQWLDMQKALRGVSPPGGYHQRGGPNQIDMPGGSKPAGHPGGGGGKRPSGHP
- a CDS encoding UDP-N-acetylglucosamine 2-epimerase, coding for MNSCSPLTIFTGTKAMFIKLVPLALEFDRRKWHYRIIDTGQHADLVSHVIEQFGLREPEISLDPGQKGVSTLTGGFAWMLRLLSYMFNSRSALKAKLFEGKEGICFIHGDTVSTLLSCLIAKRAGQKVAHVEAGLRSHNYLHPFPEEIVRVMVMRMADILFAPSPSAMENLQKMGLDHKSHLLPGNTNIDTMRITLSRPQGEIPNVPKEYSLATIHRLETLYSQKKMRLMVDTLIEANSTVPLAFIMHPPTIKRLKKYNLQSRLTAAGIITLPLMDHSTFLHLLKNARFVITDGGSIQEEMSYLGVPCLLLRKTTEREEGIGRNVVLSGMDISKVRNFLHRFGDYRHVSLPNALLSPSACIADVISDLSALDG
- a CDS encoding lysylphosphatidylglycerol synthase transmembrane domain-containing protein, translating into MKKEFLLLIKAAVSGSLLYLVFRRTDLMSILDGVVQLPLWSFLAALILSLTAVMFASFRWGLFIKSHLGRGRVFSFYLAGMFFNTVLPGLVGGDAVKGYYLYKEGSTIPNTVSSLFMDRFLGYVVLLGMGTAAYPFALPVLKGTELVWAFPVILATFITISYLILYRRAGSRFGFIASFLESLDACFVDTGAIGRGLLFSLIVQALNVLTVYILAVGFGLDITILVLMAFLPIIVTLASVPITVSGLGVREASFVVFFGAYGLNGESALALSLAWFGILIATGLVGLIEYLRSGRGVPPTPKEPRINPDLLPSSSP
- a CDS encoding GIY-YIG nuclease family protein; protein product: MERRPCVYIMASRNNGTLYVGVTSDLINRVWEHRNGVVSGFTKKYGVDRLVWFELYPDMPGAIRKEKLLKRWRRAWKVQLIEKQNPDWVDLYDTLL
- a CDS encoding class I SAM-dependent methyltransferase, which gives rise to MTEKFDARAYWEKRLGEKFDVAGVGWESLGRPYNQWTYWAKKKIFRRIAGSFFQHPANLKVLDIGSGTGFYIERWRELGLADITGCDITATAVENLRQKYPGIEFERVDIGSDIDKRDISSNKYDIVSSFDVLYHIVEDDSFERAISNISNLLKPEGHFFLTDYFFRFRGFRSEHVVGRTMAEYETVLKENGLEILQRLPASVLCFPPSDLKNQLIPILWYTATFPARLVPILGYIYGLFLAPADVLLTKLVKESPGLEFMICKRRR
- a CDS encoding class I SAM-dependent methyltransferase, coding for MNPIKKGNSREFYENFHKKQRFPWISRAMQAERLSVISKLIQRFSTDRHARNVLLVGCGSGDDMSLDPNAFGIDLSMKSLGNTKTRFSSSRVLQGDAQVLPFIENSFDLIICSEVIEHLPHRELFLSEAHRVLKKGGILILTTPNWMSWYGLARRLAEALTARPITAAGQPIDHWSTIRSLKAEMTSKFDLTATKGIWFYPPMGKGHMVLPFPLSALVYYLLLPVERVLQIILPSWGHMIAMVARKHQNKSDTALS
- a CDS encoding class I SAM-dependent methyltransferase: MMYQESYYNSWGGSELEATVSKQKMAHFERHLNRTRRQALSGSILDVGCAKGHFVDLAITHGYDAYGVEISSYSGTIAGDKVGKDRIHIGTIEAAAFEGKKFDVITMFDLLEHVPDLHETLTTVFSLLKTGGLVYVVTPDAGSLSHLAMGKHWGHYKREHLYYFNRSSLEQLLRKHEFTYVESGSSPKTLSLEYLFQQFETYPVPILTQVAKFFRQLLPSRVKDRTLTLPSGKLYFMARKSGAGS